A genomic segment from Lignipirellula cremea encodes:
- a CDS encoding ATP-binding protein, with the protein MRLLTTKTRIAIGLACLLVSVLCTAMMLGIVPERQSAIRTGRANLGEAIAITSSDYIGRGELRRLEQVLQMLVDRNEDVLSAHVQRADGLALATVGEPVQVQPDAEQSTQDRLLVPIRAGKEKWGSVELLFRPMNRPGVLGWLERPWVRMTCFVTAACYLLYLLYLKKMIAHLDPSQTVPKRVRTALDSLAEGLLVIDKNGRIVLANQSFATWVGRSPEKLTGAEAIGLGWVKGVEGGKPDRYPWVEAIRLETPQVGVMLGLARKNKATQTLIANASPVLGHDGKYRGVLVSFDDVTQLEATRRDLREAKQVADEANQAKSDFLARMSHEIRTPMNAILGYTDVLRRGFDESVRDRQEYLDTIHSSGEHLLTLINDILDLSKIEAGRMELELTRRSPHQLIRQAESVMQVKAAEKGISLEVVFASDLPETMLADGVRLHQILINLIGNAIKFTETGGVTLVVQLLKPADLSTPAQLQIKVIDTGIGMPEEVQERIFSPFSQADSSVTRKFGGTGLGLAISKQLAEAMGGRIAVSSEPGQGSTFTVTVNVGPIAGIRLINAQTAAVAASEERAERQEVLQLPAARILAADDGVSNCKLIELVLRRAGVEVVCVANGQLAVERALSESFDVVLMDMQMPVMDGYTASTTLRSAGYAGPIVAMTAHAMQGDEAKCRDAGCSHFMTKPIQIDLLLSTLNEILLQQGLPSPDPKRPAVKPAVSAPVPRALPDVSMPVESRTIPLAQLSREPLRCSLPMEDPEFREIAQEFVVRLLEQLAAMHRACDSGDHDEVLRLAHWLKGSGGTAGFEAFDRPAVELEQAARSQKGDRYPALMEELIQLAERIDLSPPPALSAPSAGPPATADLALPELEAKPDLPVEPLPQLPPSQSSSAANSVSTGGPGPASSRSPQPLSTEREQGQTEPPLFSSLPTDDEDFREIVEEFTERLHMQLDAMETACGQQQYEELAALAHWLKGSGGTAGFDAFTAPAKKLEELVKTRQETAISGVIAGLRRIAARIEIAAPVR; encoded by the coding sequence ATGAGATTGCTCACCACCAAAACTCGAATCGCGATCGGCCTGGCCTGCCTGCTGGTCAGCGTGCTTTGCACCGCCATGATGCTGGGCATCGTGCCGGAGCGGCAGTCCGCCATTCGGACCGGGCGCGCGAATCTGGGCGAAGCGATCGCGATTACCAGCTCCGATTATATCGGTCGCGGAGAGCTTCGGCGGCTGGAGCAAGTGCTGCAGATGCTGGTCGATCGTAATGAGGATGTTTTGTCCGCCCACGTTCAACGTGCGGATGGACTGGCGCTGGCGACGGTGGGAGAACCGGTCCAGGTCCAACCCGACGCCGAACAATCCACCCAAGACCGGTTACTGGTGCCGATCCGCGCGGGGAAAGAAAAGTGGGGCAGCGTCGAGTTGCTGTTTCGTCCTATGAACCGGCCCGGCGTCCTCGGCTGGCTGGAACGCCCCTGGGTCCGGATGACATGCTTCGTGACGGCTGCCTGCTACCTGCTGTATCTGCTGTATCTGAAGAAAATGATCGCCCATCTGGATCCTTCGCAAACGGTGCCCAAAAGGGTCCGCACCGCGCTGGATTCGCTCGCCGAAGGGTTGCTGGTGATTGACAAGAATGGCCGCATTGTGCTGGCCAACCAGTCGTTCGCCACCTGGGTCGGCCGTTCGCCCGAGAAGCTGACCGGCGCGGAAGCGATTGGCCTGGGCTGGGTCAAAGGGGTCGAAGGCGGCAAGCCCGACCGCTATCCGTGGGTGGAGGCGATCCGCCTGGAAACGCCGCAAGTGGGCGTCATGCTGGGACTCGCGCGGAAGAACAAGGCCACGCAGACGCTGATCGCCAACGCCTCGCCCGTACTGGGCCATGATGGCAAGTACCGGGGCGTGCTGGTCAGTTTCGACGACGTCACCCAGCTGGAAGCAACCCGCCGTGATCTGCGCGAAGCCAAGCAGGTGGCCGACGAAGCGAACCAGGCCAAGAGCGACTTCCTGGCCCGCATGAGCCACGAAATCCGTACGCCCATGAATGCCATTCTGGGTTATACCGACGTGTTGCGTCGCGGGTTTGATGAAAGCGTTCGCGACCGGCAGGAGTATCTGGACACGATTCATAGCAGCGGCGAGCACTTGCTCACGCTCATTAACGACATTCTCGATCTGTCCAAGATCGAAGCCGGCCGAATGGAGCTGGAGCTGACCCGACGGTCGCCCCATCAACTGATCCGCCAGGCGGAATCCGTGATGCAGGTCAAAGCGGCCGAAAAAGGGATCTCGCTGGAGGTGGTGTTTGCCAGCGACCTGCCCGAAACCATGCTGGCCGACGGCGTGCGGCTGCATCAGATTCTGATCAATCTGATCGGCAATGCGATCAAATTCACCGAAACCGGCGGCGTTACCCTGGTGGTGCAGCTGCTCAAGCCGGCGGACCTGTCCACGCCCGCCCAGCTGCAGATCAAGGTGATCGATACCGGCATCGGCATGCCCGAGGAAGTGCAGGAGCGGATTTTTTCTCCGTTTTCCCAGGCCGATTCCTCGGTCACGCGAAAATTCGGCGGCACCGGTCTGGGGCTGGCGATCAGCAAGCAGCTGGCCGAAGCGATGGGCGGCCGGATTGCCGTCTCCAGCGAGCCAGGCCAGGGAAGCACGTTTACCGTCACCGTCAACGTGGGCCCGATCGCCGGGATCAGGCTCATCAATGCACAAACGGCCGCCGTGGCCGCCAGCGAGGAACGGGCCGAACGCCAGGAAGTGCTGCAGCTGCCAGCCGCCCGCATCCTGGCCGCTGACGACGGCGTGTCCAATTGCAAGTTGATTGAACTGGTCCTTCGCCGGGCTGGCGTCGAAGTGGTCTGCGTGGCCAACGGCCAGCTGGCGGTGGAACGCGCCCTGTCCGAATCGTTCGATGTGGTTCTGATGGATATGCAGATGCCCGTAATGGACGGCTACACCGCCAGTACGACGCTGCGCAGCGCCGGATACGCGGGGCCGATCGTCGCCATGACGGCCCACGCCATGCAAGGGGACGAAGCCAAATGCCGGGACGCCGGCTGCAGCCACTTTATGACGAAGCCGATCCAGATTGATCTCCTGCTTTCCACGCTGAACGAGATTCTGCTGCAGCAGGGTCTGCCGTCTCCCGATCCAAAACGTCCCGCGGTCAAACCGGCTGTCTCGGCTCCTGTCCCTCGCGCCCTGCCCGACGTCAGCATGCCGGTCGAGTCGCGGACGATTCCGCTGGCCCAACTTTCCCGGGAGCCGCTGCGCTGCAGCTTGCCGATGGAGGATCCAGAGTTCCGCGAGATCGCCCAGGAGTTTGTGGTTCGTTTGCTGGAGCAGCTGGCCGCCATGCATCGGGCTTGCGACTCGGGTGATCACGACGAAGTACTGCGATTAGCACACTGGCTGAAAGGTTCCGGCGGCACCGCTGGCTTTGAGGCGTTTGACCGACCGGCCGTGGAGCTGGAGCAAGCGGCCCGATCGCAAAAGGGGGACCGATACCCGGCCCTGATGGAGGAGCTGATCCAACTCGCCGAGCGGATCGATCTTTCGCCTCCGCCTGCTTTGTCCGCCCCTTCGGCCGGTCCGCCGGCGACTGCAGACCTTGCTCTCCCGGAGCTGGAGGCCAAACCTGACTTGCCCGTTGAACCGCTGCCACAATTGCCGCCGTCGCAATCGTCGTCGGCCGCAAATTCCGTTTCTACAGGCGGCCCGGGGCCGGCCTCTTCGCGATCGCCCCAGCCGCTGTCGACGGAACGGGAGCAGGGCCAGACGGAGCCGCCTTTGTTTTCGAGCTTGCCGACGGATGATGAGGACTTCCGCGAGATTGTCGAGGAGTTTACGGAACGTTTGCATATGCAACTGGACGCCATGGAAACGGCCTGCGGTCAGCAGCAGTACGAGGAACTTGCCGCCTTGGCCCATTGGCTCAAAGGTTCCGGCGGTACGGCCGGTTTTGACGCCTTCACGGCGCCGGCGAAAAAACTGGAAGAACTGGTTAAAACGCGTCAAGAGACGGCCATTTCTGGCGTGATTGCCGGGTTGCGGCGGATCGCCGCCCGGATCGAGATTGCGGCCCCCGTGCGATAA
- a CDS encoding HD domain-containing phosphohydrolase: MKVPAGRIDANPGYPPSAERRDRPARRVIEAHPGTIMIVDDEPINIKVVQKYLGIAGYENFITTSDSSEAMEIIRSQRPDVLLLDIMMPCVSGLDLLDAVRGDLELAHLPVLFLTATTDEHTKACALELGATDFLNKPVKPTELVPRVRNALVLKAHHDQMAAYSKRLEQEVQQRTAELVRSHRDIIRVLACAGEYRDRVTGNHVLRVGRFAGVIARRLGYSSHDAETIEQAAILHDVGKIGIPDDILHKPGRLNAEEMAHMQLHCEYGMNILRGAPSSENSMVLSQTSPEHLTLSPVLRAAATITMSHHEKWDGSGYPLGLTGEEIPLEGRITAVADVFDALSTRRPYKDPMPLERCCEILEEGRGQHFDPQVLDAFFAGLEEIAQIALEMAD, translated from the coding sequence ATGAAAGTGCCTGCAGGGCGAATTGATGCGAACCCGGGTTACCCGCCGTCGGCCGAAAGGCGCGATCGGCCGGCGCGTCGAGTGATCGAAGCGCACCCGGGAACGATCATGATTGTCGACGACGAGCCGATCAATATCAAAGTAGTGCAAAAGTACCTGGGCATCGCCGGGTACGAGAACTTCATTACGACCAGCGACTCCAGCGAAGCGATGGAGATCATCCGTAGCCAGCGGCCCGATGTGCTGTTGCTGGATATTATGATGCCCTGTGTCAGCGGACTGGATCTTCTGGATGCCGTCCGCGGCGACCTTGAACTGGCCCATCTGCCCGTTCTGTTCCTGACGGCGACCACCGACGAACACACCAAAGCCTGCGCCCTGGAACTGGGGGCGACCGACTTTTTGAACAAGCCCGTCAAACCGACGGAACTGGTCCCGCGGGTGCGCAACGCCCTGGTGCTCAAGGCCCATCATGATCAAATGGCGGCCTACTCCAAACGGCTGGAACAAGAGGTCCAGCAGCGCACGGCCGAGCTGGTGCGATCGCATCGGGACATCATCCGCGTGCTGGCCTGCGCGGGCGAATATCGCGATCGTGTGACGGGCAACCATGTGTTGCGCGTCGGCCGGTTCGCCGGCGTGATCGCCCGGCGGCTGGGATACAGCAGCCATGACGCCGAGACCATCGAGCAGGCCGCCATTCTGCACGATGTCGGCAAGATTGGGATTCCCGACGACATTCTGCACAAGCCAGGCCGCCTGAACGCGGAAGAAATGGCCCACATGCAGTTGCACTGCGAATACGGCATGAACATTCTCCGCGGCGCGCCCAGCAGCGAGAACAGCATGGTGCTTAGCCAGACGTCGCCGGAGCATTTGACCCTTTCGCCCGTTCTTCGAGCGGCCGCGACGATCACCATGAGCCACCACGAAAAGTGGGACGGCTCTGGCTATCCACTGGGCCTGACCGGCGAAGAGATTCCCCTGGAAGGCCGGATCACAGCCGTCGCCGACGTGTTTGACGCCCTGAGTACGCGGCGTCCTTATAAAGACCCGATGCCGCTGGAACGCTGCTGCGAGATTCTCGAAGAAGGCCGCGGCCAGCACTTCGACCCGCAGGTGCTGGACGCCTTCTTCGCCGGCCTGGAAGAGATCGCCCAGATCGCCCTGGAAATGGCCGACTAA
- a CDS encoding alpha/beta hydrolase, whose translation MMLTPRLFLPGVCCALALFGCFSPLARAEEAYTENPGDAGNGDVTTGPEYAVDPDLTDRGNPQGKMFEFTMRLADSKIFRGDDATLNAKKEVREERKIFVYIPAAYQDGTKAPILVTLDGPKRLDLVCRALDNLTISQDPERKLPAFIAIAVENGGNDGKGSQRGLEYDTLSDRFARFIDEEVLPAVLAQPEIKAAYPHLAFTENPWGRAMLGCSSGGAATLTAGWFRPDLFRRLITYSGTFADQQDDDAPEEKEYPLGAWDYHSGRKLIENSEKKPLRIFIHVSENDNRVNEPEETHHNFLIANRRTAAALKAKGYAYRNLYSLGTRHCDQKVFNQTLADTLVWVWRGYHAE comes from the coding sequence ATGATGCTGACTCCGCGTTTGTTCCTGCCAGGCGTTTGCTGCGCGCTGGCCCTGTTCGGCTGCTTCTCCCCGCTGGCCCGCGCCGAGGAAGCGTATACGGAGAATCCGGGCGACGCGGGGAACGGCGATGTGACGACGGGTCCGGAGTATGCGGTCGATCCCGACCTGACCGACCGCGGCAATCCCCAGGGAAAAATGTTTGAGTTCACCATGCGGCTGGCCGACAGCAAGATCTTCCGCGGCGATGACGCCACCCTGAACGCCAAGAAAGAAGTCCGCGAAGAACGGAAGATTTTCGTCTACATTCCCGCCGCCTATCAGGACGGAACCAAGGCGCCAATCCTGGTCACTCTGGACGGTCCCAAGCGGCTGGACCTGGTCTGTCGGGCGCTCGACAATCTGACCATTTCCCAGGACCCGGAGCGGAAGCTGCCGGCCTTCATTGCGATTGCGGTGGAGAACGGCGGCAATGACGGCAAAGGGAGCCAGCGCGGCCTGGAATACGATACGCTGTCGGACCGTTTTGCCCGCTTCATCGACGAGGAAGTCCTGCCGGCAGTCCTGGCCCAGCCAGAGATCAAAGCGGCCTATCCGCACCTGGCGTTCACCGAGAACCCCTGGGGCCGGGCGATGCTGGGCTGCAGCTCGGGCGGCGCCGCCACGCTGACCGCCGGCTGGTTTCGACCGGACCTGTTTCGTCGGCTGATTACCTACTCGGGCACCTTTGCCGACCAGCAGGACGACGACGCTCCCGAAGAAAAAGAGTACCCGCTGGGCGCCTGGGATTATCACTCCGGCCGGAAACTGATCGAGAACTCGGAGAAGAAGCCGCTGCGGATTTTTATCCATGTTTCCGAGAACGACAATCGCGTGAACGAGCCGGAAGAAACGCACCACAACTTCCTCATCGCCAACCGCCGCACAGCCGCCGCCCTGAAGGCCAAAGGCTACGCCTATCGGAATCTCTACAGTCTGGGCACGCGCCACTGCGACCAAAAGGTGTTCAACCAAACCCTGGCCGACACGCTCGTCTGGGTCTGGCGCGGATACCATGCGGAGTAA
- a CDS encoding PVC-type heme-binding CxxCH protein encodes MRFSPLLATCFLLLGQMSLSADDGNRLAYLNDFCNPYYAHRTFPKLVTPQWVGEAGVEAVVTLGIDDMREVDKYETYLRPILERLKKIDGRAAVSIMTCSIDPAHPHLQTWLKEGVSLETHTADHPCPCLQGGDFDKAKSTYDRCVDQISAIPNNRPVAFRFPCCDSQNTPSPRAFAEIINRTTPGGNYLQLSTSVSAMLTADDPDLPRELVLDRDGKPRFSRYVPFPSFVNKVENYPYPFVIDRLCWEFPTAVPDDWQGFHLQQANNPKTLEDMKATLDATVIKRGVHNFVFHPHGWIRNDQMVDFIDHAVEQHGGKVKFLNFRECIDRLNKHLLAGQPLRDEHGGDNGVRILDLNNDGYLDVVIGNEQLQRTRIWLPKENRWQESDFPTRIVDLNANGTHVDAGVRFGVLAGPGTTSLIVRNEKTAGVWHFDGKNWQEDKQSLAGLAIDGQPIFTARAGVDQGVRLRDLDGDGRCEVIVSNPQQQTVFAWQNEEKSWRRLPFSLPEEAVIVDAQGGDQGLRLMDIDEDGHDDLLLSNERRFGLYLWESLEKGWAREVRAGRRGDGSDAIPMISRSGTNNGAWFAARHLWIQNEDTHKLPDGVDRRSFADLLGGKPARPRSIEASLRSIELPEGFTAQLVAAEPLVMDPVAFDWGPDGRLWVVEMADYPLGVDGQSKPGGRVRWLEDVDQDGVYDRSTLFLDNLSTPNGIMAWRNGVLITAAPDVLYAEDTTGDGKADRVEVLFTGFGKGNQQHRVNGLSWGLDNWVYLANGDSGGVVVSKKTGAKVDIRGRDIRIRPDQGLIEPVAGQSQFGRSRDDWGNWFGSNNPNPVFHYVLDDHYLQRNPHFSPPASRRDAREGSTLVYPISPNISHCDPKHRPLGSPSIFTSCNSTIVYRDDLFGPDYAQSTFTSEPVYNLIHRRLLLPEGVTFRSVRPDDMQTTEFFRSSDPWCRPTSLRVGPDGALYVADMVREVIEHPEWINDELEKQIDVRAGHDRGRIYRIAPVGVPRRSVPRLDTLGTAELVAALASPSGWQRDLAHRMLVWRGDEAAIEPLQQLLRKHPDPRTRLQALCVLEGLGTMPPASLAQGLKDADPRVRTRALRIGEAQLAGTNTVFAPVLDEGADVPLLQMQLACSLGESEDAAWSGKRLGQLALQNASDPYLKAAVMSSLHADNIEYVLAEVLDATGDEVVKRSLVDQLLAVAIGLQQKAAVSRAFASLSVATDNGYSDGQLASLARLLTVLESRKETPEKLLDAPLRERIDGMVAQARATVADPSLPVSRRAVAVRLLGRDAAHADADLQQLTALLAPQHPPELQRAAVEALALLSNPRIPALLLADWNQFSPAVRAGALDLLLGRQAGTLALIAGLESGQVSPSQIDAARRDRLLHHKETSIRTAAGKVFSQPTSSDRKDVIEQHRAALALDADPARGKVVFGKRCAACHQLEGVGSQVGPSLLAIKDRTPEAMLIAILDPNRAVEEKFLAYSVITTDGRILSGVIAEESGNQISLRDASGKQLDILRNQIEELRVTTRSLMPEGLEKDVPDQELADLIEYLVTVKEAAPGE; translated from the coding sequence ATGCGTTTCTCTCCTTTGCTGGCGACCTGCTTTCTGCTGCTGGGTCAGATGTCCCTGTCGGCGGACGACGGGAACCGGCTGGCTTACCTCAACGATTTCTGCAATCCGTACTATGCACATCGGACCTTCCCCAAACTCGTGACGCCGCAGTGGGTGGGAGAAGCAGGCGTCGAGGCCGTCGTCACCCTGGGCATCGACGATATGCGCGAGGTCGACAAGTACGAGACGTACCTGCGCCCCATTCTCGAGCGTCTGAAGAAGATCGACGGCAGGGCGGCCGTCAGCATCATGACCTGCTCGATCGATCCCGCGCACCCGCACCTGCAGACGTGGCTCAAAGAAGGCGTCTCGCTGGAAACCCATACGGCCGATCACCCCTGCCCTTGCCTGCAGGGCGGCGACTTCGACAAGGCGAAAAGCACCTACGACCGCTGCGTCGATCAGATTTCCGCCATCCCCAACAATCGACCGGTCGCCTTTCGCTTCCCTTGCTGCGATTCGCAAAACACCCCCAGCCCCAGGGCGTTCGCCGAGATCATCAACCGCACCACGCCCGGCGGGAACTACCTGCAGCTGAGCACTTCCGTCAGCGCCATGCTGACGGCCGACGATCCGGATCTGCCGCGGGAACTGGTCCTGGACCGCGACGGCAAACCGCGGTTCTCCCGCTATGTGCCGTTTCCGTCCTTTGTTAACAAGGTGGAGAATTACCCGTATCCGTTTGTGATCGACCGGCTGTGCTGGGAGTTCCCGACTGCCGTGCCGGATGACTGGCAAGGCTTCCATCTGCAGCAGGCCAATAACCCCAAGACCCTTGAGGACATGAAGGCGACCCTCGATGCGACCGTGATCAAACGCGGCGTGCATAACTTCGTCTTCCATCCGCACGGTTGGATTCGCAACGATCAAATGGTCGACTTCATCGACCACGCCGTCGAACAGCATGGCGGCAAGGTCAAGTTCCTCAACTTTCGCGAATGTATCGACCGGCTGAACAAGCATCTGCTCGCCGGCCAGCCGCTGCGCGATGAACACGGCGGCGACAACGGCGTCCGCATCCTCGATCTGAATAACGACGGCTACCTCGATGTGGTCATCGGCAACGAGCAGCTTCAGCGCACCCGGATCTGGCTGCCGAAAGAAAACAGATGGCAGGAGTCCGACTTCCCCACGCGGATCGTCGATCTCAATGCGAACGGCACGCATGTCGATGCGGGCGTGCGGTTCGGCGTGCTGGCTGGCCCCGGTACGACCAGCCTGATCGTGCGGAACGAAAAAACGGCCGGCGTCTGGCACTTTGACGGCAAGAACTGGCAAGAAGACAAACAGTCGCTCGCCGGCCTGGCGATCGACGGCCAGCCGATTTTCACGGCCCGCGCCGGCGTCGACCAGGGCGTGCGGCTGCGCGACCTCGACGGCGACGGCCGCTGCGAAGTGATCGTCAGCAACCCCCAGCAGCAAACGGTCTTCGCCTGGCAGAACGAGGAGAAATCCTGGCGACGGCTGCCGTTCTCGCTGCCGGAAGAAGCCGTCATCGTTGACGCGCAGGGCGGCGACCAGGGGCTGCGACTGATGGACATCGACGAGGACGGCCACGACGATCTGCTGCTTTCCAACGAACGCCGCTTTGGGCTGTACCTGTGGGAGTCCCTGGAAAAAGGCTGGGCCCGCGAGGTCCGCGCCGGCCGGCGAGGCGACGGCAGCGACGCCATCCCCATGATCTCGCGATCCGGCACAAACAACGGCGCCTGGTTCGCCGCACGTCACTTGTGGATCCAGAACGAGGACACCCACAAGCTGCCCGATGGCGTGGATCGTCGTTCGTTCGCCGATCTGCTCGGCGGCAAACCGGCCCGGCCCCGCTCGATCGAGGCCTCGCTCCGCAGTATCGAACTTCCCGAAGGCTTCACCGCGCAGCTGGTCGCCGCCGAACCGCTCGTCATGGATCCTGTCGCTTTCGACTGGGGACCGGACGGCCGATTATGGGTCGTAGAGATGGCCGACTACCCACTGGGCGTCGACGGCCAGAGCAAGCCGGGCGGCCGCGTCCGCTGGCTGGAAGACGTCGACCAGGACGGCGTCTACGACCGTTCCACCCTGTTCCTTGATAACCTGTCGACGCCCAATGGAATCATGGCTTGGCGGAACGGCGTGCTGATCACGGCCGCGCCCGATGTGCTGTACGCAGAAGACACGACCGGCGACGGCAAGGCCGATCGCGTCGAGGTGCTGTTCACCGGGTTTGGCAAAGGGAACCAGCAGCATCGGGTCAACGGCCTGAGCTGGGGGCTGGATAACTGGGTCTACCTCGCCAACGGCGATAGCGGCGGCGTGGTCGTATCCAAAAAGACCGGCGCCAAGGTCGACATCCGCGGCCGCGATATCCGCATCCGTCCCGACCAGGGTCTGATCGAACCGGTGGCCGGGCAAAGCCAGTTCGGCCGCAGTCGCGACGACTGGGGGAACTGGTTCGGCAGCAACAATCCGAACCCGGTCTTTCACTACGTCCTCGACGATCACTACCTGCAGCGGAACCCGCACTTCTCGCCGCCCGCTTCCCGACGGGACGCCCGCGAAGGCTCGACGCTGGTCTATCCGATCAGCCCCAACATCAGCCATTGCGACCCCAAGCACCGGCCGCTCGGCTCGCCGTCGATCTTCACTTCCTGCAACAGCACGATCGTGTATCGCGACGACCTGTTCGGTCCCGACTATGCCCAGAGCACCTTCACCAGCGAGCCCGTCTATAACCTGATCCACCGCCGCCTGCTGCTGCCCGAAGGCGTCACGTTCCGCAGCGTGCGGCCCGACGACATGCAGACGACGGAGTTCTTCCGTTCCAGCGATCCCTGGTGCCGGCCGACCAGTCTCCGCGTGGGTCCCGACGGGGCCCTGTATGTGGCGGACATGGTGCGTGAAGTGATCGAGCACCCGGAGTGGATTAACGACGAGCTGGAGAAACAGATCGACGTCCGCGCGGGGCATGACCGCGGCCGGATTTATCGCATCGCCCCCGTCGGCGTTCCACGGCGGTCGGTTCCCCGGCTGGACACGCTGGGCACGGCCGAGCTGGTCGCCGCCCTCGCCAGCCCCAGCGGCTGGCAGCGGGACCTGGCGCACCGGATGCTGGTCTGGCGCGGAGATGAGGCGGCCATCGAACCGCTGCAGCAGTTGCTGCGCAAGCATCCCGACCCTCGCACCCGGCTGCAGGCGTTGTGCGTCCTGGAGGGTCTGGGAACCATGCCTCCGGCGTCGCTGGCTCAGGGCTTGAAAGACGCGGACCCGCGCGTGCGGACGCGCGCCCTGCGCATCGGCGAAGCGCAACTGGCCGGGACGAACACCGTGTTCGCCCCTGTCCTGGACGAAGGCGCCGACGTCCCGCTGCTGCAGATGCAGCTGGCCTGTTCCCTGGGTGAGTCGGAAGACGCCGCCTGGAGCGGCAAGCGGCTGGGCCAGCTCGCACTCCAGAACGCCAGCGACCCGTACCTGAAGGCGGCCGTCATGAGCTCGCTGCATGCGGACAATATCGAGTACGTCCTGGCCGAAGTCCTGGACGCGACTGGCGACGAAGTGGTCAAACGGAGCCTGGTCGATCAGCTGCTGGCGGTCGCCATCGGACTGCAGCAAAAGGCGGCCGTGTCGCGGGCGTTCGCCTCGCTCAGCGTCGCCACAGACAACGGCTACAGCGACGGCCAGCTGGCGTCGCTGGCCCGTTTGCTGACGGTGCTGGAGAGCCGGAAAGAGACGCCCGAAAAACTGCTCGACGCCCCGCTCCGCGAACGCATCGACGGGATGGTCGCCCAGGCCCGGGCGACGGTCGCCGATCCCTCGCTGCCGGTCTCCCGCCGGGCGGTTGCGGTCCGTTTGCTCGGTCGCGATGCGGCCCACGCCGACGCCGACCTGCAGCAACTCACGGCGTTACTAGCGCCCCAGCATCCGCCCGAGCTGCAGCGCGCCGCGGTCGAAGCACTCGCGCTGCTTTCCAATCCACGCATTCCCGCCCTGCTGCTGGCCGACTGGAACCAGTTCAGCCCTGCCGTCCGGGCCGGAGCGCTCGACCTGCTGCTGGGCCGGCAGGCGGGCACGCTCGCGCTGATTGCGGGGCTGGAGTCGGGGCAAGTCTCGCCCTCCCAGATCGACGCCGCCCGGCGGGACCGGCTGCTCCATCACAAAGAGACGTCGATCCGCACGGCCGCCGGCAAGGTCTTCTCGCAACCGACCAGCTCGGACCGGAAGGACGTCATCGAACAGCACCGGGCCGCACTCGCCCTGGACGCAGATCCGGCCCGCGGCAAAGTCGTGTTTGGCAAGCGGTGCGCGGCATGTCATCAGCTGGAAGGCGTCGGCAGCCAGGTCGGGCCCTCGCTGCTGGCGATCAAAGATCGCACGCCCGAGGCGATGCTGATCGCCATCCTGGATCCCAACCGCGCGGTCGAGGAGAAGTTCCTGGCGTACTCGGTCATCACCACCGACGGCCGCATCTTGAGCGGCGTGATTGCGGAAGAAAGCGGCAACCAGATTTCGCTCCGCGACGCCAGCGGCAAGCAGCTGGACATCCTGCGGAACCAGATCGAAGAGCTGCGCGTCACCACCCGTTCCCTGATGCCCGAAGGGCTGGAGAAAGACGTCCCCGACCAGGAGCTTGCCGACCTGATCGAGTACCTGGTCACGGTCAAGGAAGCAGCGCCCGGCGAGTAG